A genome region from Vulpes lagopus strain Blue_001 chromosome 7, ASM1834538v1, whole genome shotgun sequence includes the following:
- the ZNRF4 gene encoding E3 ubiquitin-protein ligase ZNRF4, with protein MGEGPSETRCAPGCRQEQLPPKAALVPAALRTRLGAPHPGALTCRPPRPRAPGRPWRCPKASRLPSPAGPSCPRRPEEGQGPGRGATMGWPRAALALGAAEASLILLALLVPSEALVRAVLDGNASTVDFADLPALFGLPLAPEGVRGYLMEAKPANACHPIEGPRPGNGSLGAIVLIRRYDCTFDLKVLHAQRAGFEAAIVHNVRSDELVRMAHVYEDLRRQIAIPSVFVGEAASQDLRVIVRCDKAAHVLLLPDYPPCPDLDCHPVLAVSWVLGRALALLTSVLFVLRQLWNWLWAWWTRGPAVKPQPCQKAQVRTFTRRNDLCAICLDEYEEGDQLKILPCSHTYHCKCIDPWFSQAARRSCPVCKQSVAGTEDGSDSTVESFGDEDPSLPGHRPPIWAIQARLRSRRLELLARAGGSQGCCSSTSVGVAEAVASSERSSERPPEPR; from the exons ATGGGGGAAGGG CCTTCGGAGACACGATGCGCGCCGGGCTGCCGCCAGGAGCAGCTTCCGCCTAAGGCCGCCCTGGTCCCGGCCGCCCTGCGAACCCGCCTcggagccccccaccccggcgcGCTCACCTGCCGCCCGCCCCGGCCACGGGCCCCTGGGAGGCCCTGGAGATGCCCGAAGGCCTCCCGTCTGCCGTCCCCAGCGGGACCTAGCTGCCCGCGGCGGCCGGAGGAGGGtcaggggccgggccggggggcgaCCATGGGGTGGCCGCgggcagccctggccctgggggcCGCCGAGGCCTCGCTGATCCTGCTGGCGCTGCTGGTGCCGTCGGAGGCGCTGGTGCGGGCCGTGCTGGACGGCAACGCGAGCACCGTGGACTTCGCCGACCTGCCGGCGCTGTTCGGGCTGCCGCTGGCCCCCGAGGGCGTGCGGGGCTACCTGATGGAGGCCAAGCCGGCCAACGCCTGCCATCCCATCGAGGGCCCGCGGCCGGGCAACGGCTCGCTGGGTGCCATCGTGCTGATCCGCCGGTACGACTGCACGTTCGATCTCAAGGTGCTGCACGCCCAGAGGGCCGGCTTCGAGGCGGCCATCGTGCACAACGTCCGCTCCGACGAGCTGGTGCGCATGGCCCACGTCTACGAGGACCTGCGGCGCCAGATTGCCATCCCGTCGGTGTTCGTGGGCGAGGCCGCCTCGCAGGACCTGCGGGTCATCGTGCGCTGCGACAAGGCAGCCCACGTCCTCCTGCTGCCCGACTATCCGCCGTGCCCCGACCTGGACTGCCACCCCGTGCTGGCCGTCTCCTGGGTGCTGGGCCGCGCCCTGGCCCTGCTCACGTCCGTCCTCTTCGTCCTCCGACAGCTGTGGAACTGGCTCTGGGCCTGGTGGACCCGAGGGCCGGCGGTgaagccccagccctgccagaaAGCCCAGGTCCGGACCTTCACTCGGCGGAACGACCTGTGCGCCATCTGCCTGGACGAGTACGAGGAGGGCGACCAGCTCAAGATCCTGCCCTGCTCCCACACCTACCACTGCAAGTGCATCGACCCCTGGTTCTCCCAGGCCGCGCGGCGCTCCTGCCCCGTGTGCAAGCAGTCCGTGGCCGGCACGGAAGACGGCTCCGACTCCACCGTCGAGAGCTTCGGCGACGAGGACCCCTCGCTGCCCGGCCACCGGCCCCCGATCTGGGCCATCCAGGCCCGGCTGCGCTCGCGAAGGCTGGAGCTGCTGGCCCGGGCTGGAGGCTCCCAGGGCTGCTGCAGCTCCACCTCCGTGGGGGTGGCGGAGGCCGTGGCGTCCTCGGAGAGGTCCTCGGAGAGGCCCCCGGAACCCCGGTGA